The following are encoded in a window of Calditerrivibrio sp. genomic DNA:
- a CDS encoding rhodanese-like domain-containing protein yields the protein MKKVLTALMVLIFAIISSASDKPDMNVWRKMVAEAETQLIKLTPEQVKEIIDKKENYTLLDVRERSEYVNGWIEFENFLYISRGVLEPTLSRTGSLKYEDKIIVICKTGQRAALAGVSLKKMGYKNVYYMSGGMDEWIKKGFPIINEMGSFTPTKK from the coding sequence ATGAAGAAAGTTTTAACAGCATTAATGGTTCTAATTTTTGCTATTATATCTTCAGCTTCTGACAAGCCAGATATGAACGTTTGGAGAAAAATGGTTGCAGAAGCTGAAACTCAACTCATTAAATTAACTCCAGAGCAAGTAAAAGAGATTATTGACAAAAAAGAAAACTACACATTACTTGACGTTAGAGAAAGATCTGAGTACGTTAACGGTTGGATAGAATTTGAAAACTTTCTTTATATAAGTAGAGGTGTATTAGAGCCTACATTATCTAGAACAGGCTCCTTAAAATATGAAGACAAAATTATAGTAATATGCAAAACTGGACAAAGAGCAGCTTTAGCAGGAGTTTCTTTAAAGAAAATGGGATATAAAAATGTATATTATATGAGCGGAGGCATGGACGAGTGGATTAAAAAAGGTTTTCCAATTATAAACGAAATGGGAAGCTTTACACCCACTAAAAAATAA